A genome region from Flavobacterium sp. includes the following:
- a CDS encoding sigma-70 family RNA polymerase sigma factor: MEFEEIYKTYWDRIFRLCMGFVNDYDAAQDLTQETFIIVWQKLETFRNESAIGTWIFRIASNNCLRQIEKQKRFPKSELPIHLSEEKQTSLEPQIQFLYKCIAELPETDRIIISLELEDIKQNEIAKIVGLSEANVRVKIHRIKEKLTQKFKENGQR, from the coding sequence ATGGAATTCGAGGAAATCTACAAAACATATTGGGACAGAATTTTTAGGCTTTGCATGGGATTTGTAAATGATTATGACGCCGCTCAGGATTTAACGCAAGAAACTTTTATAATTGTCTGGCAAAAGCTGGAGACTTTTAGGAATGAATCGGCTATTGGGACCTGGATTTTTAGAATTGCTTCCAATAATTGTCTGAGGCAGATAGAAAAACAAAAACGTTTTCCAAAATCAGAATTGCCAATTCATCTTTCAGAAGAAAAACAAACCTCATTAGAACCGCAGATTCAATTCTTGTATAAATGTATCGCTGAGCTTCCAGAAACAGATCGTATTATAATTTCGTTAGAGTTAGAAGATATCAAACAAAATGAAATTGCTAAAATTGTAGGTCTTTCTGAAGCAAATGTTAGAGTGAAAATTCATAGAATTAAAGAAAAACTGACTCAAAAATTTAAAGAAAATGGACAACGATAA
- a CDS encoding alpha/beta hydrolase, whose protein sequence is MKKYIILIIAFLFSALCLNVFGQTKQFPFEVLKTGNGDQSIIFIPGFASSGDVWNETKAAFENKFTCYTLTMAGFAGRKAQPNASFENWKNGIANYIKENNIEKPILIGHSMGGGLALAIAADYPDLVSKIVVVDALPCLAALNDPTFKSKINNDCSSTVNQMTGMTNDQFYDMQKKTMPRLLADASKLDMVVDWSVKSDRTTFGQMYCDFFNVDLREKISQITCPALILLESYFINLKPAIEGQYKNLKTANFQYATNGLHFIMYDDTAWYMEQLNNFIKS, encoded by the coding sequence ATGAAAAAGTATATCATCTTAATTATCGCATTCTTATTCTCAGCATTATGTTTAAATGTTTTCGGACAGACCAAACAATTTCCGTTTGAAGTTTTAAAAACAGGAAATGGAGATCAATCTATTATATTTATTCCTGGCTTTGCATCTTCTGGAGATGTTTGGAATGAAACTAAAGCCGCATTCGAAAATAAATTTACTTGTTATACGCTTACAATGGCTGGTTTTGCAGGAAGAAAAGCGCAACCAAATGCATCTTTTGAAAATTGGAAAAACGGAATTGCCAATTATATCAAAGAAAATAATATTGAAAAGCCAATTTTAATTGGTCATAGTATGGGAGGTGGACTTGCGCTTGCCATCGCGGCAGATTATCCAGATTTGGTTAGTAAAATTGTGGTTGTTGATGCGCTTCCTTGTCTGGCAGCTTTAAATGATCCCACTTTTAAATCTAAAATAAACAATGATTGTTCTTCAACTGTAAATCAAATGACAGGAATGACAAACGATCAGTTTTATGATATGCAAAAAAAGACAATGCCTAGACTTTTAGCCGATGCATCTAAGCTGGATATGGTGGTAGATTGGAGTGTGAAATCAGACAGAACAACTTTTGGGCAAATGTATTGTGACTTTTTCAATGTTGATTTAAGAGAAAAAATCTCACAGATTACATGTCCTGCATTAATTTTATTAGAATCTTATTTTATAAATTTAAAACCAGCAATTGAAGGTCAGTATAAAAATTTAAAAACGGCTAATTTTCAGTACGCCACAAATGGTCTGCATTTTATTATGTACGATGATACGGCTTGGTACATGGAGCAGTTAAACAATTTTATAAAATCTTAA